The genome window TGAAAATATTGAATGCAGGAAGAAAAAACAGGAAACGGTCAAAGAGAGAATTAAAAATAATGAGAGCTGGCTGATAGACATCAAAAAATATAAGGCACTCACAAAACCGGACAGGCTTTCCATTGTTATGCTAATTGATAAAATCCTTGTAGGAGAAAACAAAGAAATTGAAGTAATTTTTAATCATCAGGAAGAAGTCGCCCTGTTGGAAGCTATGGCAAGTAATAGTGAAGAAAAAAACATAACAGATAAAACAGGGATAAACGATAAAAAAGATAAGGAACAATTCTCTCAAGGCTATAAGCAGCAAACATCATTACAGTTTGTAACAACTCAAAAAGCTGTAGGAAGTGAGGTTTGCCATGGCTAGAACAAAAAAGAGGTATGAGGTATCTGTTACAGAGAGAAAAAGCGGAAAGAACAATATTTTCTATCGGGCAGGGATTTATACCAGATTATCCCAAGAGAGAAAAGAAGAATACAGGGATAAAAGCAATTCTCTTGCTATGCAGGAAGAACTTTGTATCAAAGAAGCCAAAGAAAAGGGAATCAGCATAGTTAAAGTCTATCAGGACTATGAATATACCGGAACAAATTTTAAAAGACCTGCTTTTAATGAAATGATGGCAGACATTAAGGAAAGAAAAATCAACTGCATTATTGTAAAAGACCTTTCCAGATTTGGAAGAGAATACTTGGAGATTGGAAACTACATCGAAAAAATATTTCCTTTCTTGGAAGTTCGCTTCATATCCGTAAATGATCATTTTGATACGGAAAATAAAACAGATGATAAAAAATCCTTTGAAGTTACAATCAAAAATATCATCAATGACCTGTATGCGAAAGATATTTCCAAAAAGGTAAGCAGCACCAAGCAGGCAAAGATGAAGCAGGGATACTTTATAGGAACTTTTGCCCCTTACGGCTATAAGGCGGTAAGAAAAGATAAGGGAAAAGTCTTAATCATAGATGAAAAGGTGAGGGAAGTGGTAGAGCTTATGTTTGACTTAGCCTGCAAAGGAGCATCTCAGGTAGAAATTGCAAGAGAGCTGACGAAAAAGTACACAACCCCATGGCAGTATATGAAAACTGGAGAAGTTTTAAGAAGTCCGGATAATAAAAAACAATGGAATCCCGGTGCGATTGGACAGTTTTTTGAAAATGAAGTCTATATCGGAAATATGGTACAGGGGATGCACGAGAAAAAAAGCGTCCGAAAAGAAAAAGGAGCATATAAGCCTGTAGAAGAATGGGTTAAAGTGGAAGATACGCATGAAGCGATTATTGATAAAGAAACATTCTTTGAAGTTCAAAATCTTAGAAAAGAAAAAGGAAATATTCAAAGAGAAAAATATAATTTATATACAAAGACCGAAACAACAGATAACAAATACAAAGGACTTTTGATATGTAAACACTGCGGGCGGTTATTAAAAATGCGGTACAGAAATATTTCTAATGAATATTATTTCTTTTGCAGAGGAGAAGACTGTCTGTTTGAAAATGAAGTACACTGCAAGATACGGGAAAGTGAAATTGACAAAATCCTGTTTCACACTGTAAAAGAGAGCATCGGCAGTTTAAGCCCAAAAGACGACTGGAAGAATAAGCTGGAATATTTTTACAAATGTCAATTAAAAGATATGGAAAATAAGCTTAAAAAGCTTCAAGGAAAGAAAGAGCATAAATTATCAGAGCTTCAAAGGAAATATGAAGAATACGTGAAAGGAGAGCTTTTATTAGAAAATTACCAAAAAGAAAAAGCTGATATTCAAAGGCAAATTTGTTCTGTTGAAA of Lachnospiraceae bacterium oral taxon 500 contains these proteins:
- a CDS encoding recombinase, which gives rise to MARTKKRYEVSVTERKSGKNNIFYRAGIYTRLSQERKEEYRDKSNSLAMQEELCIKEAKEKGISIVKVYQDYEYTGTNFKRPAFNEMMADIKERKINCIIVKDLSRFGREYLEIGNYIEKIFPFLEVRFISVNDHFDTENKTDDKKSFEVTIKNIINDLYAKDISKKVSSTKQAKMKQGYFIGTFAPYGYKAVRKDKGKVLIIDEKVREVVELMFDLACKGASQVEIARELTKKYTTPWQYMKTGEVLRSPDNKKQWNPGAIGQFFENEVYIGNMVQGMHEKKSVRKEKGAYKPVEEWVKVEDTHEAIIDKETFFEVQNLRKEKGNIQREKYNLYTKTETTDNKYKGLLICKHCGRLLKMRYRNISNEYYFFCRGEDCLFENEVHCKIRESEIDKILFHTVKESIGSLSPKDDWKNKLEYFYKCQLKDMENKLKKLQGKKEHKLSELQRKYEEYVKGELLLENYQKEKADIQRQICSVEKESGIYFEKQKIAKQKRRELECFINSLFDIKSKDTDSIDEEFIRKIIDFITISKDRKVIIHFKFDIVEEMELLGGLGYE